GGCTGCGAGGATTTTGAGAGTCTGGCTGCCAAGGTACAGAAGCTCATCAAACCGGAACCGCCGACCTCGTTTATGGAAAAGATGAAGATGCTTCCGGAGCTTGCGAAGATCGCGGGCTTTGGACCGAAGGTCGTCAAGCGCGGCATCTGCCAGGAGGTGGTTCACACGGGCGATGCAGACCTACTGGCACTGCCGATCATCAAATGCTGGCCCCACGATGGCGGAAGCGATGAAGATGTCATCGTTGGGCGGAAACGGGCGGCGATGAATTCCGCGGCCCTAAGCTCGGGGTCCCAGGACGCTGCACAAGGTCGATTTATCACGCTGCCGGGAATCTACACGACTGCTCCCGACGGCAGCGAGCCGAACATCGGCATGTACCGCATCCAAGTCACCGGCGCTAAGTCCGCGATATTCCATTGCCACATGCACCATGATGGAGCGCGGCACCACCGAATGTGGGCGGCGGAGGGCAAGGACATGCCGGTCGCCATTGTCCTCGGAGGCGAAAGCGTCCTGCCCTATGCGGCCACCTGCCCCCTCCCGCCGAATGTCAGCGAGCTACTTTTCGCCGGATTCCTTAACGATGGGGGCATTCCACTTGTTCCGGCAAAGACGATTCCGATCAACGTGCCGGCAAACGCGGAGATTGTCATCGAGGGCTTCGTGAGTGCGCGGGAAACCGCCCGCGAGGGTCCCTTTGGGGATCACACCGGTTTCTACAGCCTCGCGGATGAGTTTCCGACGCTTCGCGTTACGGCCGTCACGCATCGGGAGAACCCCATTTACCCGACCACCATCGTCGGCCTGCCGCCGA
This genomic stretch from Planctomycetia bacterium harbors:
- a CDS encoding UbiD family decarboxylase, producing MSYTDLRSFVDALEKAGQLKRIRAEVDPLLEITEIADRVSKSPCPEGLHVAPKTDPVHGGTGGHALMFDRVKGSSIPLAINLFGSYARMRMALGCEDFESLAAKVQKLIKPEPPTSFMEKMKMLPELAKIAGFGPKVVKRGICQEVVHTGDADLLALPIIKCWPHDGGSDEDVIVGRKRAAMNSAALSSGSQDAAQGRFITLPGIYTTAPDGSEPNIGMYRIQVTGAKSAIFHCHMHHDGARHHRMWAAEGKDMPVAIVLGGESVLPYAATCPLPPNVSELLFAGFLNDGGIPLVPAKTIPINVPANAEIVIEGFVSARETAREGPFGDHTGFYSLADEFPTLRVTAVTHRENPIYPTTIVGLPPMEDYYMGKATERIFLPLLQMLVPDIVDYNLPQWGAFHNFCFVKIHKEYPLQARKVASSIWGAGQMMFSKFIVIVDNDVDVHDEQAVMFAVGANVDPRRDTFMVDGPMDILDHSAPYLAAGSKMGIDATRKIPGEGIVRDWPQRLVMSDEIRGLVDRRWREYGIDE